From the genome of Phaeodactylum tricornutum CCAP 1055/1 chromosome 13, whole genome shotgun sequence, one region includes:
- a CDS encoding predicted protein codes for MMRTTEADLARLDEKNDYPIFGSPITLRALWETLVSYRNPNALYTLVVAHIAWSSAVERREPMDFIDFDSLRLPNRPLSGPGGRTTFALDVWIGRSMVSQSRQREDSITFHILVVVPCLILTCLLVPTGFLLCHVLMNASGKTTQAPDLVQGEPFSPNSNVNRA; via the exons ATGATGAGAACGACCGAAGCGGACCTTGCTCGGCTGGACGAGAAAAACGATTATCCGATCTTCGGGAGTCCCATCACGCTCCGTGCCTTGTGGGAAACGCTGGTATCCTATCGCAATCCTAA TGCCTTGTACACGCTCGTTGTGGCGCACATAGCATGGTCGTCCGCGGTCGAGCGTCGGGAACCGATGGATTTTATCGATTTTGACAGTCTGCGTTTACCGAACCGGCCGTTGTCTGGGCCGGGTGGACGCACTACGTTTGCGCTCGATGTCTGGATTGGCCGCAGTATGGTGTCGCAAAGCCGACAACGGGAGGATAGTATCACCTTTCACATTCTCGTCGTTGTACCGTGTCTAATTCTGACGTGCCTCTTGGTCCCCACCGGATTCCTTCTCTGCCACGTGCTCATGAACGCGTCGGGGAAAACAACGCAAGCACCGGATTTGGTCCAAGGCGAGCCTTTCTCCCCCAACAGTAATGTAAATCGTGCCTAA
- a CDS encoding predicted protein: protein MSQKRPLLTTNNRLTTHSKNLPQTDTVKRLKALLDDTANGNDRKTRPKKRRVDAPSNTVRPDKLPRSAMEKANVNACSSTSATQDNRSRTSATAPISQRWSCLSRKLKPQTPGVNKVDVWGGQPATSTSVTNNKQVPLFSVRKPPVKPVCVHSKVNDAVSVCLHVKHDNQSVTRAVMDPPVLSASRKATDSIAAAVPILRRKLGLQVIRTKQRTVIGRMNSEKSYSVPLMEGPLTIEKAAASIVDKTATNSSSSTFHAAASPAINPLDAVGTERTKSASGDLEHDGINNKEDPKDDELVLDDPAHLKGPHTTTFSKPDDPSIRSTPLDSRATSSLAASQPMPRPTRDGLTTTTLKSKQQKGDQGNFVRLNLRNGAGSCRGALPKKTKSKAALQWEQRRKNRDEFYASNRGEHDDTQTTQSYATKPRHDASTMTQHSSGTDPLDDYIDGIYDPQHQKVAADHRRQEASNGPAIPNCSHGRPCKRLTVKKASVNKGRVFFACSLPRAEQCDCFIWADDTVQAAQQALLRNQSCSGFVARQVASYMESMKIMTVPELQRLAARKGLNSTGKKQALLARLSIWVRDEVAVSVAEEQSNEKASVPVDPTELEKATGVYAESGNLESETTLPDKPDVVVEADFSTKCVNEAAQRVPRDMLLKDSLNLKNSESGCVMPLLERRQGLRLPEIVDDEVSLDESSDDEMELCEPTLQLQNSSSNSCPLHLALKAMFGHDSFRESQEWTVRRCLDKKRTLLVAPTGFGKSLCYALPASLMKGVCIVVSPLISLIQDQLRVLPPRLPAATMSGAVTSAKLAATLDDIIRGRIRILFVSPERLTSASFRRLFRPIWNTDRREHERKFPPVSLLCVDEAHCLSQWAHNFRPSYLRLKSMVNMIQPESVLAITATAGPKVVTDICRTLNIDKNMSEEADNGVRVMKCNRDNIDVRCLLLTSQTERLKKVIKILTPKKKRTSNKSVAPEVSDDGCLATGNVIVYVWRQLDAQAVAENLQAAGIEGGIVIYHGGMDASARSKAQSKFMRGKARICVATVAFGLGINKEDVTGVIHMYLSASPEHYMQEIGRAGRDGRSAVAFALVLEDEILVRHSLAHSDLIAKSQVKALLSSLIGEVEDGKRLLPADRSTADPISVGLPLHKAVVECGAKSETVETLVSLLEQRTSGVPLLQIEGVFYDCAFVAPKRRSMKDLAVKESIAGAILRVATCTEPPAGEAVDLSIEREKAFPGCRKMVGYSYGSYAFSVAKCANLLGPSAEPRHVFAALRRLESNGEIELALDKSINSQALNIRLTHEGMMTFRSDNCIGVNEIVSELFSRFIATVELSTTKVLDMHYIFQKVGAVSQVGSTHFLGENEKKSRSLVLFQELTRNYLEAEGLGQSLNDRSDDQSSFTQSIHKAKLWSDVRAVLGSLHDMLAASSRRPLVEINDPHAADYAALSTTKFLHGIAPATLAPRLLRTHPLFGSMQAVRFTVLHEAVSDIAAPQTKGDSGS from the exons ATGAGTCAAAAGCGTCCCTTGTTGACGACCAACAATCGATTGACGACCCATTCCAAGAATCTGCCGCAAACGGACACCGTCAAACGCTTGAAAGCCTTATTGGACGACACCGCTAACGGCAATGATCGGAAAACCAGGCCAAAAAAGCGACGGGTCGATGCACCAAGCAATACTGTCCGACCGGACAAACTGCCTCGCAGTGCGATGGAAAAGGCCAACGTCAACGCCTGTTCGAGTACCTCCGCCACCCAGGACAACCGCAGCAGGACGTCCGCGACTGCTCCCATTTCTCAACGCTGGTCGTGTCTTTCACGCAAGCTGAAACCGCAGACACCAGGAGTCAATAAGGTTGACGTCTGGGGAGGCCAACCAGCGACATCAACGTCGgtcaccaacaacaaacagGTTCCCCTTTTTTCGGTACGAAAACCGCCCGTCAAGCCAGTTTGTGTGCATAGCAAGGTCAATGACGCCGTCTCCGTCTGCTTGCATGTCAAACACGACAACCAATCAGTGACTCGTGCCGTCATGGATCCCCCGGTTCTGTCGGCATCCCGAAAGGCCACTGATTCCATTGCGGCAGCCGTTCCCATACTTCGCCGCAAGCTGGGCTTGCAGGTGATTAGGACCAAACAACGCACAGTGATTGGACGAATGAATTCCGAGAAGTCGTACTCTGTTCCATTGATGGAAGGGCCACTTACTATTGAAAAGGCAGCCGCAAGTATCGTCGACAAAACGGCCACCAACAGTAGTTCTTCCACTTTCCACGCGGCGGCATCACCCGCCATCAACCCGTTAGACGCTGTTGGAACGGAAAGAACTAAATCAGCGTCCGGCGACCTCGAACACGATggtatcaacaacaaggagGATCCGAAAGACGACGAATTGGTCCTGGACGACCCAGCGCACTTGAAAGGTCCACACACAACGACATTCAGCAAACCTGATGATCCCAGCATCAGGTCCACTCCCTTGGACTCAAGAGCGACGTCGTCCTTGGCCGCATCCCAGCCAATGCCGCGTCCAACACGAGACGGGTTGACAACGACCACTTTGAAATCCAAACAGCAAAAAGGCGACCAAGGAAATTTCGTCCGCCTAAATTTGCGCAACGGCGCCGGCTCTTGCCGCGGCGCGCTGCCGAAAAAGACTAAATCCAAGGCGGCCTTGCAGTGGGAGCAACGCCGCAAGAACCGGGACGAATTTTACGCCAGCAATCGCGGGGAGCACGACGACACGCAGACGACGCAAAGCTACGCAACCAAGCCTCGCCACGACGCCTCCACCATGACGCAACATTCATCCGGGACGGATCCGCTGGACGACTATATAGATGGAATCTACGATCCGCAGCATCAGAAAGTTGCTGCTGATCACCGCCGTCAAGAAGCCTCCAACGGTCCCGCGATCCCCAATTGTAGCCACGGTCGACCCTGCAAACGCTTGACGGTCAAAAAAGCGTCAGTGAACAAGGGACGCGTCTTCTTCGCTTGCAGTCTTCCTCGCGCCGAACAATGCGACTGCTTCATATGGGCTGATGATACCGTACAGGCTGCACAACAAGCACTGTTAAGAAATCAGTCGTGCTCAGGCTTTGTCGCACGCCAAGTAGCATCGTACATGGAATCAATGAAGATCATGACCGTTCCGGAATTGCAGCGGCTAGCAGCTAGGAAAGGACTAAATTCTACAGGTAAAAAGCAAGCCTTGTTGGCGCGTTTATCAATTTGGGTAAGAGACGAAGTCGCCGTTAGTGTGGCAGAGGAACAATCAAACGAAAAGGCGTCAGTGCCTGTAGATCCAACCGAGCTGGAGAAAGCAACCGGGGTGTATGCAGAGAGTGGCAACTTGGAGTCTGAAACCACTTTGCCCGATAAACCTGACGTGGTTGTTGAAGCAGATTTCAGCACAAAATGCGTCAATGAGGCAGCTCAAAGGGTGCCGAGAGATATGTTGTTGAAAGACTCGCTGAATTTGAAAAACAGCGAAAGCGGGTGTGTCATGCCACTATTGGAACGGCGGCAAGGTCTTCGGCTCCCTGagatcgtcgacgacgaagtaAGTTTGGATGAGTCATCTGATGACGAAATGGAATTATGCGAGCCGACGTTGCAACTGCAAAACAGTTCTTCAAATTCGTGTCCTCTTCATCTTGCTCTTAAAGCCATGTTTGGTCACGACAGTTTTCGTGAAAGCCAGGAATGGACTGTACGACGATGTTTGGACAAGAAGCGTACTCTGTTGGTGGCACCAACGGGGTTTGGAAAGTCACTGTGCTACGCTCTGCCGGCGTCTCTCATGAAAGGTGTATGCATAGTGGTTTCTCCGCTTATTTCACTGATTCAA GATCAATTGCGAGTACTGCCCCCGCGGCTACCAGCGGCAACTATGTCCGGAGCAGTGACTTCGGCCAAGCTGGCTGCCACATTGGATGACATTATCCGTGGGCGGATACGGATCCTCTTTGTTTCACCGGAGCGCCTGACAAGTGCTTCCTTTCGGAGACTGTTTCGACCAATTTGGAATACGGACAGAAGAGAGCACGAGCGCAAGTTCCCACCGGTCTCTCTTCTTTGCGTTGATGAAGCACATTGTCTGAGCCAGTGGGCGCATAACTTCCGGCCTTCCTATCTGCGGCTGAAGTCTATGGTGAACATGATTCAACCAGAAAGCGTTCTGGCAATTACCGCAACTGCTGGACCCAAAGTTGTCACCGACATTTGTAGAACACTGAACATTGACAAAAATATGTCGGAAGAAGCTGACAATGGCGTGCGTGTAATGAAGTGCAATCGCGACAACATTGATGTCAGGTGTCTCCTTTTGACATCGCAGACTGAACGGTTGAAAAAG GTCATCAAAATACtgacgccaaagaagaagagaacgAGCAATAAGAGTGTAGCACCCGAAGTTTCTGACGATGGCTGTTTGGCCACCGGTAATGTTATTGTTTACGTCTGGCGCCAGCTTGACGCTCAAGCTGTTGCCGAAAATCTCCAAGCTGCAGGCATTGAAGGTGGTATTGTAATTTATCATGGTGGAATGGATGCAAGTGCCAGGTCAAAGGCACAAAGCAAG TTTATGCGAGGCAAGGCTAGAATTTGCGTTGCTACGGTCGCCTTTGGCCTTGGCATTAATAAAGAAGACGTGACCGGCGTTATTCACATGTATCTGTCAGCATCGCCGGAGCATTACATGCAGGAGATTGGAAGAGCAGGACGCGATGGAAGGTCGGCTGTCGCATTTGCGCTTGTGCTGGAAGACGAGATTCTCGTCCGTCACTCTCTCGCCCATTCAGATCTAATTGCAAAAAGCCAGGTAAAAGCTTTACTATCGTCGTTGATAGGTGAAGTGGAGGACGGGAAGAGACTTCTTCCTGCAGATCGCTCTACAGCAGATCCAATTAGTGTCGGACTCCCCTTACACAAAGCTGTTGTGGAATGCGGAGCCAAGTCCGAAACGGTCGAAACATTGGTATCCCTTCTTGAGCAACGGACATCTGGAGTTCCTCTTCTACAGATAGAAGGAGTATTTTATGACTGCGCCTTTGTTGCGCCCAAACGGCGCTCAATGAAGGACCTTGCCGTGAAAGAGAGCATCGCAGGTGCCATTCTTCGAGTCGCGACATGTACTGAACCGCCAGCTGGAGAAGCAGTCGACCTTTCTATTGAAAGGGAAAAGGCATTCCCAGGCTGTCGAAAGATGGTTGGTTACAGCTACGGTTCGTATGCTTTTTCAGTAGCAAAATGCGCCAACCTTCTTGGACCATCAGCGGAGCCTCGGCATGTCTTTGCTGCCTTGCGGAGACTGGAAAGCAATGGGGAGATCGAGCTTGCTCTGGACAAATCGATCAATAGCCAAGCCCTTAACATTCGTTTGACTCACGAAGGAATGATGACCTTTCGATCAGATAATTGTATCGGCGTGAACGAAATAGTATCCGAACTGTTTAGCAGATTCATCGCAACGGTCGAGCTCTCTACGACCAAGGTGCTTGACATGCACTACATTTTTCAGAAAGTGGGTGCAGTCTCTCAAGTCGGAAGCACCCATTTCCTCGGTGAGAACGAGAAAAAATCTCGCAGCTTAGTCTTGTTCCAGGAGTTAACTCGGAACTACCTCGAGGCAGAAGGCCTAGGTCAATCTTTGAACGACCGGTCGGACGATCAATCCAGCTTTACACAATCGATTCACAAAGCGAAGTTGTGGAGTGACGTGAGAGCCGTGCTGGGTAGTCTGCACGACATGTTAGCCGCTTCTTCGAGGAGACCGCTAGTGGAAATTAATGACCCCCATGCTGCCGACTACGCCGCGCTTTCCACGACGAAATTCCTACACGGTATTGCTCCGGCCACGCTTGCACCTCGTTTACTACGGACCCATCCACTGTTTGGAAGTATGCAAGCTGTGCGATTTACTGTGTTGCACGAAGCAGTATCCGATATTGCCGCGCCACAGACAAAGGGGGATAGTGGCTCGTAA